A region from the Mercenaria mercenaria strain notata chromosome 7, MADL_Memer_1, whole genome shotgun sequence genome encodes:
- the LOC123554634 gene encoding uncharacterized protein LOC123554634, translating into MLAFSGGLTFSEMIPLHLLPVYLCVLSTDSAEVIFCYFVDELRYASRNPNLLKQLIAKNDKNTKRKQYCGIASDVLHKIVAKMTSEKYNCDADLEYPSFSPADFNCKTSKRKETQLQLKKWVHMLSPLNSNLF; encoded by the exons ATGTTAGCGTTTTCAGGTGGCTTAACATTTTCCGAGATGATACCACTACATTTGCTGCCTGTGTACTTGTGTGTACTTAGTACGGACTCAGCTGAAGTGATCTTCTGTTATTTTGTGGATGAGCTCAGATATGCCAGTAGAAATCCAAATTTACTAAAGCAGCTTATAgcgaaaaatgacaaaaacacgAAACGAAAACAGTACTGTGGTATCGCTAGTGATGTATTACACAAAATAGTTGCAAAG atgACATCTGAAAAATACAACTGCGATGCTGACCTAG AATATCCTTCATTTAGTCCTGCAGACTTTAACTGCAAGACttctaaaagaaaagaaactcaACTGCAGCTTAAAAAATGGGTTCACATGTTAAGCCCGCTAAATTctaatttattctaa